Proteins found in one Micropterus dolomieu isolate WLL.071019.BEF.003 ecotype Adirondacks linkage group LG12, ASM2129224v1, whole genome shotgun sequence genomic segment:
- the mrpl52 gene encoding 39S ribosomal protein L52, mitochondrial, giving the protein MAAPVRTLCCSVLRHSSRQLSTTCGVQAGEKWRKEHGLPRSGTEYGPLTDLPDWSFADGRAAPPLKGQLRRKQEREVLARRIVMLNSEVDRGIEAWSKKQEEAARMQEHKKSLLLKPKGKLLMKTKSQS; this is encoded by the exons ATGGCGGCCCCCGTGAGGACATTGTGCTGTTCAG tgTTGAGGCACTCCAGCCGGCAGCTCAGCACAACATGTGGAGTACAGGCTGGAGAAAAATGGAGGAAAGA ACATGGACTTCCCCGAAGCGGCACAGAATATGGCCCCCTGACAGATCTGCCTGATTGGTCGTTTGCAG ATGGACGAGCAGCGCCTCCTCTGAAGGGACAGCTGAGAAGAAAGCAAGAGAGGGAAGTTTTAGCT AGACGTATTGTGATGCTGAACTCGGAGGTGGACAGAGGGATAGAGGCGTGGAGTAAAAAACAGGAAGAGGCTGCAAGAATGCAGGAGCACAAGAAGTCTCTTTTACTCAAACCTAAAGGGAAGCTGTTAATGAAGACAAAATCTCAAAGTTAG
- the ajuba gene encoding LIM domain-containing protein ajuba has protein sequence MDRPISKLLEKLKLTDSGSVKFNSSKKKHDSANNSNNSNANTGISGGSGGGSGLPPAPSSAAASPSRPGQFSLVSATTSDACVPASGRGGGGGMGMPPSQLLTPSPSSSTVGAIPPDGEQPLHPSTLAPLRRRSSQQRASCYLGEGVDSHLRRESGLGPECDPLGTFGSKAALNQRRYSLELQQLVRRQQLLSQPPPLSVPPPYPATAGYGSAPRGGGGGVAEPGYLSEPERHKRLSLQEALFYKRLSTGSELWESTRPASLSHPPHRTSDVPGGGSFFYSQGPTLSPCSSFSLQESVLVSPRSSFASSTASGGGGGSPMESRCSSNRTSGISLGYDSRYSTSGGFPPQHQSSSMQTGGSVAGYGAPGRPGVTPVEAWTQYLDGGMRPGAHDSRHSYPPAVGSPGAACYQAGPEWWVEQQTGVRGKEGGVMGDRGRYSDLPGTRYQEELTRLLLRDAALEGDGLLEGLMLRESLALTALSKPNTATLGPCSAGGPVKPQEDPGREVVENRQEYFGTCVKCGKGVYGVDNACQALDSLYHTRCFTCVSCGRTLRNKDFYNVSGSVYCKEDYMFSGFQAAAEKCSVCGHLILEQILQALGNSYHPGCFRCVECSKALDGVPFTVDHHSNIYCVADYNKAFAPRCAACSQPILPTEGSEEVLRVVSMNKDYHFECYHCEECGKQLSDKPGSQCFPLDSHLLCHSCHMSRVCATHSASPHNTH, from the exons ATGGACAGGCCGATAAGTAAGTTATTGGAGAAGTTAAAGCTAACCGACTCGGGCAGTGTGAAATTCAACAGTTCAAAGAAGAAACACGACTCTGCCAACAACTCTAATAACAGCAACGCCAACACTGGCATCTCCGGAGGCAGCGGTGGGGGCAGCGGTCTGCCACCAGCTCCCAGCTCTGCAGCTGCCTCGCCCTCAAGGCCCGGCCAGTTCTCGCTTGTCTCTGCAACCACAAGTGATGCATGTGTTCCAGCGagtgggagaggaggaggaggagggatgggAATGCCTCCCTCTCAGCTCCTCACCCCATCGCCCTCTTCCTCCACGGTGGGCGCCATACCTCCAGATGGCGAGCAACCACTTCACCCTTCCACCTTGGCACCACTGAGGCGTCGTTCCTCCCAGCAGCGAGCTTCTTGTTACCTGGGTGAAGGCGTGGATTCCCACCTGAGACGAGAGTCTGGCCTGGGCCCCGAGTGTGACCCGCTGGGGACGTTTGGCTCCAAGGCAGCCCTCAATCAACGTCGCTACTCTCTGGAGCTACAGCAGCTGGTCAGACGGCAGCAGCTCCTCTCTCAGCCTCCGCCTCTATCTGTTCCCCCGCCGTACCCTGCCACGGCGGGTTACGGGTCAGCTCccagaggtggtggaggtggcgTGGCGGAGCCTGGCTACCTCTCCGAGCCTGAGAGGCACAAACGCCTCTCCCTCCAGGAGGCTCTGTTTTACAAACGCCTGAGCACGGGCAGTGAACTGTGGGAGAGCACCAGGCCCGCATCCCTCTCTCATCCACCACACCGCACATCTGATGTGCCCGGAGGAGGAAGCTTCTTTTATTCCCAAGGACCAACCCTGAGCCCGTGCTCGTCATTCAGCCTCCAGGAGTCGGTGCTGGTCAGCCCCAGGTCCAGCTTTGCCTCCAGCACGGCCAGCGGTGGCGGTGGAGGGAGTCCCATGGAGAGCCGCTGCAGCAGCAACCGGACCAGTGGCATCAGCCTGGGCTACGACTCTCGCTACTCCACCTCTGGAGGCTTCCCTCCACAGCACCAGTCCTCCTCCATGCAGACAGGGGGCTCTGTGGCTGGTTATGGAGCTCCAGGCAGGCCCGGGGTAACCCCTGTGGAGGCCTGGACTCAATACCTGGACGGAGGGATGCGTCCAGGGGCCCACGATAGCCGACATTCCTACCCACCTGCTGTTGGAAGTCCAGGAGCAGCGTGCTACCAGGCTGGCCCAGAGTGGTGGGTAGAGCAGCAGACAGGGGTGAGAGGCAAAGAGGGGGGTGTAATGGGAGACAGGGGCCGATACTCAGACCTGCCTGGCACACGGTACCAGGAAGAGCTCACCCGACTTCTACTGAGAGACGCAGCGCTGGAAGGTGATGGGCTCCTGGAGGGCCTGATGCTGAGGGAGTCTCTGGCCCTGACTGCTCTTTCCAAACCGAACACGGCAACACTGGGGCCTTGCTCAGCTGGAGGGCCAGTCAAACCTCAGGAGGATCCAGGGAGGGAGGTCGTGGAGAACCGGCAGGAGTACTTTG GAACCTGCGTGAAGTGTGGGAAAGGCGTGTACGGGGTGGATAATGCCTGCCAGGCTCTGGACAGCCTCTATCACACACGCTGCTTCACCTGCGTGTCCTGTG gACGCACCCTGAGAAACAAGGACTTCTACAATGTCAGTGGCTCTGTGTACTGTAAAGAGGATTACATG TTTTCAGGATTCCAGGCTGCCGCTGAGAAGTGTAGCGTGTGTGGCCACCTTATTCTCGAACAG ATCCTGCAGGCTCTTGGGAACTCGTACCACCCCGGCTGTTTCCGCTGCGTGGAGTGCTCCAAGGCTCTGGATGGGGTGCCTTTCACCGTGGACCACCACAGCAACATCTACTGTGTGGCAGACTACAACAA GGCGTTTGCCCCGAGGTGCGCTGCCTGTTCACAACCCATCTTGCCTACTGAG GGGAGTGAAGAGGTCCTCAGGGTCGTGTCTATGAACAAGGACTATCACTTTGAGTGCTACCACTGTGAG GAGTGTGGTAAGCAGCTCTCTGATAAGCCTGGCTCGCAGTGCTTCCCTCTGGACTCTCATCTCCTCTGCCACTCCTGTCACATGAGCAGAGTGTGTGCCACACACAGCGCTTCCCCTCACAACACACACTGA